The Clostridium botulinum BKT015925 genome includes the window TATGAAAAAGCTTGTTGAAAGCGGAGCGGCTCATAATATTAAGAGTTCTAAGAAAATGGTTGAAAGAGTTATGCCTCAAGTATGGGATGTGCTTGAAGAAGTTATATCAGAACATCCTGTATTATTAAACCGTGCTCCTACTCTTCATAGACTTGGAATTCAAGCATTCCAACCAGTGCTTGTTGAAGGAAGAGCAATAAAACTTCATCCGTTAGTATGTACAGCATATAATGCGGACTTCGATGGAGACCAAATGGCTGTCCATGTACCTTTATCAGTTGAAGCACAAGCAGAAGCTAGATTCTTAATGCTTGCAGCAAATAATATTTTGAAACCTTCAGATGGTAAACCAGTATGTGTTCCTACTCAGGATATGATATTAGGTTCGTATTATTTAACAATAGATAAAGATGGTGTTAAAGGAGAAGGTAAAGTATTCTCAAATCCAGATGAAGTTATGATGGCATATCAAACAGGTGCTATAGATATACATGCGAAAATAAAGGTTAGAATGACAAAAGAAAAAGATGGTGAGGTCATAAGTGGAATAATTGATACTACACCAGGAAAGCTAATCTTTAATGATTCTATACCACAAGATTTAGGATTTATCGATAGAAGTAATCCTGAAAATGAGTTTAAATTAGAAGTTGATTTCCTAGTAACTAAGAAAAACTTAGGAAAGATAATAGATAAATGTTATAACAAATACGGTCCAACAGAAACATCAACTATGCTTGATAAAATTAAGGCTAGAGGATATCATTACTCAACTATTGGAGCTGTAACAATATCAGTATCTGATATGACAGTACCAGAAGCTAAAAATAAATTACTTTCTGACACTGATTTAGCAGTAGAAAAAATAGAAAAGATGTACAGAAGGGGATTTATATCTGAAGACGAAAGATATGAAAGAGTAATTGAAAAATGGACTCAAACAACAGAAGATGTTGCAAATGCGTTAATGGATAACTTGGATAGATTTAATCCAATCTTCATGATGGCTGACTCAGGGGCCAGAGGATCTAAGTCTCAGATCAAACAGCTTGCTGGTATGAGAGGACTTATGGCTAATCCATCTGGTAAAATCATTGAGTTACCAATTAGAGCATCATTCAGAGAAGGACTTGATGTACTTGAGTACTTCATATCTACTCACGGTGCTAGAAAAGGTAACGCCGATACAGCACTTAAAACTGCTGACTCAGGATACTTAACAAGAAGACTTGTTGATGTAAGCCAAGATGTTATAGTTAGAGAAGAAGATTGTGGATCACAACATGGATATGAAGTTTCTGAAATAAAAGAAGGAAATGAAGTTATAGAAACATTAACGGAAAGACTTACAGGAAGATATTCAATAGAAGATATCTTAGATCCTAATACAGGAGAAGTTATAGTTCCAGCAGATACGTATATGGATGTTAATTTAGCTGAAGAAGTTGAAAAACGTGGTGTTAAAAAAGTTAACATAAGATCTGTATTTACATGTAAATCAAAACATGGTGTTTGCGCAAAATGTTATGGTATGAACATGGCTACAGCTAATAAGATAAATATTGGAGAATCTGTTGGGATAGTTGCAGCACAATCTATCGGAGAACCAGGTACACAGCTTACAATGAGAACATTCCATACGGGTGGAGTTGCCGGTGCGGATATAACTCAAGGTCTTCCTAGAGTTGAGGAATTATTTGAAGCTAGAAAACCAAAGGGTCTTGCGATAATTTCTGAAGTTGCAGGTACTGTTAAGATAGAAGAAACTAAGAAAAAGAGAATTGTTCATGTAATAGATAATGAAGGCGTGGATAAGAGTTACGATATACCATTTGGTTCAAGAATAAAAGTTATAAATGGAAACAGAATAGAAGCTGGAGACGAAATTACAGAAGGTTCTGTTAACCCACATGATATTTTAGCTATAAAAGGACCTAAAGAAGTTAAAAATTACTTATTGTCAGAAGTACAAAAAGTATATAGACTTCAAGGTGTTGATATCAATGATAAGCATCTGGAAGTTGTTGTAAGACAGATGACTAGAAAAGTCAAAATAAAAGAGTCTGGTGATACAGAGTTTTTACCAGGAACTTTAGTAGATATATTTGATTTTGAAGAAATTAATGAAAAAGTAAGAGAACAAGGTGGAGAAGAAGCAACAGGAGAAATTGCTTTACTAGGAATAACTAAAGCAGCTCTTGCTACAGATTCATTCTTATCAGCAGCATCATTCCAAGAAACGACAAGAGTACTTACTGATGCAGCCATAAAAGGAAAAATAGATCCATTACTTGGATTGAAAGAAAATGTAATAATAGGTAAGTTAATACCAGCTGGAACTGGAATGATGAGATATAGATCGATAAAATTAAATACAGACAAGGAAGAAATTCCAGAAGAATTAATAAATGTTGATGAAGCTTAGTGTTGATTTTATTGACATGAGAAAATTAAAATGATAAAATACATTTTGTGCATATAGATTATGATTAGAGGCATGTTTCAAAGCGTGTCTCTAACATAGTGTATTAAGGGGGCCCTTGAATGGTTAGCAGAATTGAAGGAGAGAAAGTTGTTGGCCTGAAGCAGACTATGAAATATGTTCGAAACAATAAGGGAAAGTGTCTTTATGTAGCGAAAAATGCAGATGGAAAATTAACAGATCCAGTAGTAATGTTAGCCAGAAAAAGATTGCTCAAAATAATATATGTAGATACTATGAAAAATTTAGGCATG containing:
- a CDS encoding ribosomal L7Ae/L30e/S12e/Gadd45 family protein; amino-acid sequence: MVSRIEGEKVVGLKQTMKYVRNNKGKCLYVAKNADGKLTDPVVMLARKRLLKIIYVDTMKNLGMFCGIEVGAAVALLI
- the rpoC gene encoding DNA-directed RNA polymerase subunit beta', encoding MIELNNFEALQIGLASPEQIREWSRGEVKKPETINYRTLKPEKDGLFCERIFGPIKDWECHCGKYKRVRYKGIVCDRCGVEVTKSKVRRERMGHIELAAPVSHIWYFKGIPSRMGLILDMSPRSLEKVLYFASYVVLDPKETPLLKKQLLSEKEYRESVEKYGEEAFEAGMGAEAVKNLLEEINLEQLSQELKEALKTSTGQKKVRTIRRLEVVESFRKSTNKPQWMIIDVIPVIPPDLRPMVQLDGGRFATSDLNDLYRRVINRNNRLKKLLDLGAPDIIVRNEKRMLQEAVDALIDNGRRGRPVTGPGNRPLKSLSDMLKGKQGRFRQNLLGKRVDYSGRSVIVVGPELKMYQCGLPKEMALELFKPFVMKKLVESGAAHNIKSSKKMVERVMPQVWDVLEEVISEHPVLLNRAPTLHRLGIQAFQPVLVEGRAIKLHPLVCTAYNADFDGDQMAVHVPLSVEAQAEARFLMLAANNILKPSDGKPVCVPTQDMILGSYYLTIDKDGVKGEGKVFSNPDEVMMAYQTGAIDIHAKIKVRMTKEKDGEVISGIIDTTPGKLIFNDSIPQDLGFIDRSNPENEFKLEVDFLVTKKNLGKIIDKCYNKYGPTETSTMLDKIKARGYHYSTIGAVTISVSDMTVPEAKNKLLSDTDLAVEKIEKMYRRGFISEDERYERVIEKWTQTTEDVANALMDNLDRFNPIFMMADSGARGSKSQIKQLAGMRGLMANPSGKIIELPIRASFREGLDVLEYFISTHGARKGNADTALKTADSGYLTRRLVDVSQDVIVREEDCGSQHGYEVSEIKEGNEVIETLTERLTGRYSIEDILDPNTGEVIVPADTYMDVNLAEEVEKRGVKKVNIRSVFTCKSKHGVCAKCYGMNMATANKINIGESVGIVAAQSIGEPGTQLTMRTFHTGGVAGADITQGLPRVEELFEARKPKGLAIISEVAGTVKIEETKKKRIVHVIDNEGVDKSYDIPFGSRIKVINGNRIEAGDEITEGSVNPHDILAIKGPKEVKNYLLSEVQKVYRLQGVDINDKHLEVVVRQMTRKVKIKESGDTEFLPGTLVDIFDFEEINEKVREQGGEEATGEIALLGITKAALATDSFLSAASFQETTRVLTDAAIKGKIDPLLGLKENVIIGKLIPAGTGMMRYRSIKLNTDKEEIPEELINVDEA